In the Coturnix japonica isolate 7356 chromosome 6, Coturnix japonica 2.1, whole genome shotgun sequence genome, one interval contains:
- the LRIT2 gene encoding leucine-rich repeat, immunoglobulin-like domain and transmembrane domain-containing protein 2 produces the protein MSALLRKIPDSIPQDIRKIRIENSHLTELPRGSFANISALEYLWLNFNNITVMHMKSLEYLPALKELRLQGNKLSSVPWTAFQDTPALKILDLKHNRLDVLPEHALRYLSNLTYLDLSSNQLTVISRDVFYSWPIYQRSQRAAGQGEAISNVVLALHDNPWICDCRLRGFVQFIKSVGPPIILMNSYLTCSSPKFRAGKFFHEVELNSCMKPQTSALDTNLTVPVGLNITLSCFVQASPAPAVWWTYALKLLRAFNGKQSKTFLFVISTQPISEETVRSDLVIPAVRPADAGNYTCTAANFLGNASVAIMLHVGTPPAFATQPGWAAAAPVEPGSHVEVRIAKQTVYGITLEWFAAAAVAEPGEIWYTLLVGRYDTAQKDAIYIGPGVNTYSVTDLLPATKYEVCVAVRNQAPRKGQCVVFVTGSDVSQMEQREKLIHIVVIVCAMVLAVPAGMYACTAEARPGCLARCPAAWPRRRRADKPPGAGSKESTLDSLPGGSQDGLCRPDVGRGARRPPAREEPERPGKTRLPHRNSADLY, from the exons ATGTCTGCATTGCTGAGGAAGATTCCCGACAGCATCCCTCAAGACATTAGAAAAATTAGAATAGAAAACTCACACCTAACAGAATTGCCTCGCGGGTCATTTGCGAACATTAGTGCCTTGGAGTATCTCTGGCTCAATTTCAACAACATCACGGTGATGCACATGAAGAGCCTGGAGTACCTGCCTGCTCTGAAGGAGCTGCGTTTGCAAGGGAACAAATTAAGTTCAGTGCCATGGACAGCATTTCAAGACACCCCAGCTCTGAAAATTCTGGACCTGAAGCACAACCGGCTGGATGTCCTTCCAGAACATGCGCTCCGCTATCTGTCCAACCTGACCTATTTAGATCTATCCTCAAATCAGCTTACTGTCATATCCAGGGATGTCTTCTACAGCTGGCCTATCTACCAGAGAAGCCAGAGGGCGGCAGGGCAGGGAGAAGCTATTTCCAATGTTGTTCTGGCCCTCCATGACAACCCGTGGATTTGTGACTGCCGCCTGAGGGGATTTGTCCAGTTTATCAAGTCAGTTGGCCCTCCTATTATTCTGATGAATTCTTATTTAACTTGCTCAAGCCCGAAATTCAGGGCAGGGAAGTTTTTTCATGAAGTGGAGCTCAACAGCTGCATGAAGCCGCAGACTTCAGCCCTTGACACCAACCTGACAGTCCCAGTGGGGCTGAACATCACCCTGAGCTGCTTTGTGCAAGCCAGCCCTGCCCCGGCTGTCTGGTGGACCTATGCACTCAAACTTCTAAGGGCATTTAATggtaagcaaagcaaaacttttttgtttgtga TTTCCACTCAGCCCATCAGTGAGGAGACTGTCCGCTCTGACCTGGTGATCCCAGCCGTACGACCTGCAGATGCAGGCAACTACACCTGCACAGCCGCCAACTTCTTGGGCAACGCCTCAGTGGCTATCATGCTCCACGTGGGTACCCCACCAGCCTTTGCcacacagccaggctgggcCGCTGCCGCCCCTGTTGAGCCAGGCTCCCATGTGGAGGTGCGTATTGCCAAGCAAACAGTCTATGGCATCACTCTGGAGTGGTTTGCAGCGGCGGCAGTGGCAGAGCCAGGGGAGATCTGGTACACGCTGCTGGTGGGCCGCTACGACACTGCACAGAAGGACGCCATCTATATTGGCCCAGGTGTCAACACTTATTCTGTGACCGACCTGCTGCCCGCCACCAAGTATGAAGTCTGCGTGGCTGTCCGCAACCAAGCACCCCGCAAGGGCCAGTGTGTCGTCTTTGTAACAGGCAGTGACGTCAGCCAGATGGAGCAGCGCGAGAAGCTCATCCACATTGTTGTCATCGTCTGCGCCATGGTGTTGGCTGTGCCTGCCGGCATGTACGCCTGCACTGCCGAGGCCCGTCCTGGCTGCCTGGCCCGCTGCCCCGCTGCCtggccccgccgccgccgtgCAGACAAGCCACCGGGTGCTGGCAGCAAGGAGAGCACACTGGACAGCCTGCCTGGTGGCAGTCAGGATGGACTCTGCCGTCCTGATGTTGGTCGTGGTGCCCGGCGGCCCCCAGCACGAGAGGAGCCCGAGCGCCCTGGCAAGACCCGGCTTCCCCACCGGAACAGCGCTGACCTCTATTAG
- the LRIT1 gene encoding leucine-rich repeat, immunoglobulin-like domain and transmembrane domain-containing protein 1, which translates to MWITVTLLCCLVLGGLPWAGTSCPSQCSCAFHSLNEGTKARMVLCNDPEMTLTPVNIPVDTFKLRIEKTAIRRVPGEAFHALHNLEYLWLPYNSLASLSGITFKGLRHLLELRLDGNNLISFPWETLSDMPQLRLLDLHSNELTSVPPDAARYIKNITYLDLSSNKLMTLPQALISTWANLQAVPYFPNDNSKIILGLQDNPWACDCSLYEMVHFLNFQSPNIAFIEPRLKCFTPRSLAGVFFSQVELRKCQSPVVHTSVAKVKTILGSTVLLRCGTTGVPIPELSWRRADGAPLNGTVHQEISSDGMSWSILGLPVVSYLDSGEYICKAKNFLGATEAFISLIIMDSESTDDPNSNAKGTWNGKASGMEAAAYNDKLVARYVITTSTMPTLGAGAGTGEDLLIPAGAKDSNPQNLLVSPPTGQQEPERIVRSVRVLGDTDQSVTLVWKAPLAKNTTVFSVLYAVFGERDMRRINVEPGKTKVNIYGLLPKTKYIVCVCVKGLIPRKEQCIIFSTDEVASAGGTQKLINVVVISVACVIAVPLTLVVCCGALKRRCKKCFVRKPKEIQESYVTFESLSPGAKVKGVEGEYLTRHTPDESNRLLSARSSVDSEAIPKIEGQPNEYFC; encoded by the exons GATGGTGCTGTGTAATGACCCGGAGATGACCCTCACCCCAGTGAACATCCCTGTAGATACGTTTAAGCTTCGAATAGAGAAGACAGCCATCCGCAGGGTGCCGGGGGAAGCTTTCCACGCTCTTCACAACCTGGAGTACCTCTGGTTGCCCTATAACTCCCTGGCCAGCCTCAGCGGGATCACCTTCAAGGGTCTCCGTCACTTGCTGGAGCTGAGGCTAGATGGCAATAACTTAATATCATTTCCCTGGGAAACCTTGTCTGACATGCCACAACTAAGGCTTCTGGATTTACACAGCAATGAACTTACCTCAGTTCCTCCAGATGCTGCTCGTTACATCAAGAATATCACGTACCTGGACCTGTCTAGCAACAAACTGATGACTCTTCCTCAGGCTCTTATTTCTACCTGGGCCAACCTGCAGGCTGTCCCTTACTTTCCCAACGATAACTCCAAGATCATCTTAG GTTTGCAAGACAATCCTTGGGCGTGTGACTGCAGTCTGTATGAAATGGTCCACTTCCTGAATTTCCAGTCTCCCAACATAGCATTCATTGAGCCCAGGCTGAAGTGCTTCACCCCTCGCAGCCTAGCAGGAGTCTTCTTCAGCCAGGTCGAGCTAAGGAAGTGTCAAAGCCCTGTTGTACATACATCTGTAGCCAAAGTGAAGACCATcctgggcagcactgtgctACTGCGATGTGGGACAACGGGGGTGCCCATTCCTGAGCTCAGCTGGAGAAGGGCTGATGGTGCTCCGCTAAATGGCACAG tgcACCAAGAGATCTCTAGTGATGGGATGAGCTGGTCTATCCTGGGCCTGCCTGTAGTCTCTTATCTTGACTCTGGAGAGTACATTTGTAAAGCAAAGAATTTCCTGGGGGCAACAGAAGCGTTCATATCCCTCATCATCATGGActcagaaagcacagatgaCCCCAATTCCAATGCCAAAGGCACGTGGAATGGGAAGGCAAGCGGGATGGAGGCAGCTGCCTACAATGACAAGCTAGTGGCAAGATATGTTATCACCACCTCTACCATGCCTACCCTAGGGGCTGGAGCAGGCACCGGGGAGGATCTCCTCATCCCAGCTGGAGCTAAAGATAGCAACCCCCAAAACCTACTGGTGAGCCCACCTACTGGTCAGCAGGAGCCAGAGCGAATTGTGAGATCTGTCAGAGTGTTAGGAGACACTGACCAGAGTGTCACCCTGGTCTGGAAGGCGCCTCTGGCGAAGAACACAACAGTGTTCAGTGTCCTCTATGCTGTCTTTGGAGAGAGGGACATGCGTCGGATCAATGTGGAACCAGGGAAGACCAAGGTCAACATTTATGGGCTGCTACCAAAGACCAAGTACATAGTGTGCGTCTGCGTGAAAGGGCTGATCCCCAGGAAGGAGCAGTGCATCATATTTTCCACAGATGAAGTTGCTAGTGCAGGAGGGACCCAGAAACTCATCAACGTGGTTGTCATCAGTGTGGCTTGTGTCATTGCCGTTCCTCTGACACTGGTGGTCTGCTGTGGAGCGTTGAAGAGACGCTGCAAGAAGTGCTTTGTGAGGAAACCCAAGGAAATTCAGGAGTCCTACGTCACCTTTGAAAGTCTTTCTCCTGGGGCCAAGGTGAAAGGAGTGGAAGGAGAATACTTGACTAGACATACCCCCGATGAGTCTAACAGGCTCCTCTCTGCCCGATCCAGTGTGGACTCAGAAGCAATACCAAAGATAGAGGGGCAACCTAATGAATACTTTTGCTGA